A region from the uncultured Holophaga sp. genome encodes:
- the gatB gene encoding Asp-tRNA(Asn)/Glu-tRNA(Gln) amidotransferase subunit GatB yields MKPGFEAVIGLEVHVQLLTQSKMFCGCRNGYGGEPNSRTCPVCLALPGALPVVNAEAIRMAIAFGLAVHGDIREESPFYRKQYFYQDLPKGYQITQGPVAIVENGWLEVEGRRCRIERAHLEEDSGKSSHELSPQASLVDLNRAGVPLLELVGAPDLRSPQEAYDCLKALHHLVTYLGLCDGNMEEGSLRCDANVSVRREGETGFGTRVEVKNLNSFRNVRLALEHEIERHIALLERGESFAQETRGWDAERGETRPQRSKEAAMDYRYFPEPDLPTLKVDAAEVEAVRAALPELPEARKARFRDAFGLTDYEAGMLLQTRAFADFFEAVAGVAGNGKQACNWMLGELSRTLNDRGVTLEALGLEPRLLGDLIRLVEAGTINLNTAKEGVFPALLAGEGGPAEIVERRGLAQVSDTGAIRLLVEQVLASHPEQVVQLKGGNAKLRGFLVGQVMKQGKGKVNPQMVNEVLDALLAES; encoded by the coding sequence ATGAAGCCTGGGTTTGAAGCGGTCATCGGTCTGGAGGTCCATGTCCAGCTCCTGACGCAGTCCAAGATGTTCTGCGGCTGCCGGAACGGATACGGGGGCGAGCCCAACTCGCGCACCTGTCCGGTCTGCCTGGCGCTGCCGGGGGCCCTGCCGGTGGTGAACGCGGAAGCCATCCGCATGGCCATCGCCTTCGGGCTGGCGGTCCACGGCGATATCCGGGAGGAGAGCCCCTTCTATCGGAAGCAGTACTTCTATCAGGACCTGCCCAAGGGCTACCAGATCACCCAGGGGCCCGTGGCCATCGTGGAGAACGGGTGGCTGGAGGTGGAAGGCCGCCGTTGCCGCATCGAGCGGGCCCACCTGGAGGAGGACTCGGGCAAGAGCAGCCATGAGCTGAGCCCCCAGGCCTCCCTGGTGGACCTGAACCGGGCAGGGGTCCCCCTTCTGGAGCTTGTAGGCGCCCCCGACCTCCGCAGCCCCCAGGAGGCCTACGATTGCCTCAAGGCCCTCCACCACCTGGTGACCTACCTGGGGCTCTGCGACGGGAACATGGAGGAGGGCAGCCTGCGCTGCGATGCCAATGTCTCGGTGCGCCGGGAGGGGGAGACGGGTTTCGGGACCCGGGTGGAGGTGAAGAACCTCAACTCCTTCCGGAATGTCCGCCTGGCTCTCGAACACGAGATCGAACGCCACATTGCGCTTCTGGAGAGGGGCGAGTCCTTCGCCCAGGAGACCCGCGGCTGGGATGCGGAGCGCGGCGAGACCCGCCCCCAGCGCAGCAAGGAGGCGGCCATGGACTACCGCTACTTCCCGGAGCCCGACCTGCCTACCCTGAAGGTCGATGCGGCAGAGGTGGAGGCCGTTCGCGCCGCCCTGCCGGAGCTGCCGGAGGCCCGGAAGGCCCGCTTCCGGGATGCCTTCGGGCTTACGGACTACGAGGCGGGGATGCTCCTCCAGACCCGGGCCTTCGCAGACTTCTTCGAGGCCGTGGCGGGTGTGGCGGGCAACGGCAAGCAGGCCTGCAACTGGATGCTGGGCGAGCTGAGCCGCACCCTCAATGACCGTGGCGTCACCCTGGAGGCCCTGGGCCTGGAGCCACGGCTCCTGGGGGACCTGATACGGCTCGTGGAGGCCGGGACCATCAACCTCAACACGGCCAAGGAAGGGGTCTTTCCAGCCCTCTTGGCGGGCGAGGGCGGTCCGGCGGAGATCGTGGAGCGGCGAGGCCTGGCCCAGGTCTCGGATACAGGGGCCATCCGCCTCCTGGTGGAGCAGGTCCTGGCCTCCCACCCCGAGCAGGTGGTCCAGTTGAAGGGGGGCAATGCCAAGCTCCGGGGCTTCCTGGTCGGGCAGGTCATGAAGCAGGGCAAGGGCAAGGTGAATCCTCAGATGGTGAACGAGGTGCTGGATGCGCTCCTTGCAGAGTCCTGA